In Cicer arietinum cultivar CDC Frontier isolate Library 1 chromosome 1, Cicar.CDCFrontier_v2.0, whole genome shotgun sequence, one DNA window encodes the following:
- the LOC101489613 gene encoding uncharacterized protein — translation MEKKRVTVPLVCHGHSRPVVDLFYSPVTPDGFFLISASKDASPMLRNGETGDWIGTFVGHKGAVWSCCLDANALRAATASADFSTKVWDALTGDELHSFEHKHIVRACAFSEDTHLLLTGGAEKILRLYDLNRPDAPPKEVDKSPGSVRSVAWLHSDQTILSSCTDKGGVRLWDVRTGKIVQTLDTKSPMTSAEVSQDGRYITTADGSTVKFWDANHYGLVKSYDMPCNVESASLEPKFGNKFIAGGEDLWVHVFDFHTGNEIACNKGHHGPVHCVRFSPGGESYASGSEDGTIRIWQTGPLGHDESEGLSPNGSIEKVKANAEEDVSRRIEGFHIAEEAKSKGKEEATGEEL, via the exons atggaaaagaaaagagttACGGTACCTCTTGTTTGTCACGGTCACTCTCGTCCAGTGGTTGATCTCTTTTACAGTCCCGTTACTCCCGATGGTTTCTTCCTTATAAGCGCAAGCAAAG ATGCTAGTCCTATGTTAAGGAATGGAGAGACTGGAGATTGGATTGGAACATTTGTAGGGCACAAAGGTGCAGTTTGGAGTTGCTGTTTGGATGCTAATGCTTTGCGGGCTGCAACTGCTTCTGCTGATTTCTCAAC CAAAGTTTGGGATGCATTAACAGGCGATGAGTTACATTCTTTTGAGCACAAGCACATTGTTAGAGCATGTGCCTTTTCTGAG GATACACACCTTTTGCTCACTGGGGGAGCAGAAAAAATTCTCCGACTTTATGATTTGAATCGGCCTGATGCACCACCCAAAGAAGTGGATAAATCCCCTGGTTCAGTCAGGAGTGTTGCATGGCTTCATAGTGACCAGACAATATTGAGTTCATGCACTGATAAGGGAGGTGTGAG GCTATGGGATGTAAGAACTGGTAAAATAGTCCAGACACTTGACACCAAGTCGCCTATGACTAGTGCTGAAGTGAGTCAGGATGGTCGTTATATTACAACAGCTGATGGTTCTACTGTCAAATTTTGGGATGCAAATCA CTATGGATTAGTGAAGAGCTATGATATGCCGTGCAATGTGGAATCAGCTTCATTGGAGCCCAAGTTTGGGAATAAGTTTATTGCTGGGGGAGAAGACTTGTGGGTTCATGTTTTTGATTTCCATACTGGCAATGAGATTG CATGCAACAAAGGCCATCATGGTCCTGTACATTGTGTCCGTTTCTCTCCTGGAGGAGAATCATATGCATCAGGATCTGAGGATGGAACCATCAGAATATGGCAAACAGGCCCATTGGGTCATGATGAATCAGAGGGTTTATCCCCAAATGGATCCATTGAAAAGGTTAAGGCAAATGCAGAGGAAGATGTTTCACGCAGGATTGAGGGATTTCATATTGCTGAGGAGGCCAAGTCCAAAGGAAAGGAAGAGGCCACCGGGGAGGAATTAtga
- the LOC105851248 gene encoding uncharacterized protein: MQRKAKQQQEKNDRNGDGGVMTVTQEKRKKGRTELGEEGSGRRGEFALGPPLLYSKLKYSGGFSIPCVIGDMSFERALCDLGASVSLMPLSVCKNLDVGELKSTNISLQLVDRSIKYPVGILEDVPIKVGQLFISAYFVVLEMENDSQVPILLGRTFLATSGVVIDVKHWKFVFNVGDENVEFNLSNLMKSPSLEDSCCRVDLIDHCVKECHVGPLSQDGLEACLIGSTSHEDLAKEADAYANLLDENPPLPNLNFDALAAENSAPLPKEAPQVELKHLSSNLKYEFFGKNSTFPAIVSAELNGEETEKLL, from the exons ATGCAAAGAAAAGCGAAACAACAACAAGAAAAGAATGATCGAAACGGTGACGGCGGTGTTATGACAGTAACACAG gaaaaaagaaaaaagggtAGAACAGAGCTGGGAGAGGAAGGGTCAGGGCGCAGGGGTGAATTTGCCTTAGGACCTCCTCTCTTATACT CCAAACTTAAATACTCTGGAGGTTTTTCTATTCCTTGTGTTATTGGTGATATGAGTTTTGAACGTGctttgtgtgatcttggggctagtgtaagccTCATGCCTTTGTCAGTTTGTAAGAATCTTGATGTGGGTGAGTTAAAATCCACAAACATTTCCTTACAGTTAGTTGATCGATCTATCAAGTATCCGGTGGGAATATTAGAGGATGTTCCTATCAAAGTAGGACAATTGTTTATATCGGCTTATTTTGTGGTGTTAGAAATGGAAAATGACTCCCAAGTCCCAATTCTTCTTGGGAGAACTTTTCTAGCCACATCAGGAGTTGTTATTGATGTGAAACATTGGAAGTTTGTCTTCAATGTGGGTGATGaaaatgttgaatttaatttgtctaaccttatGAAAAGTCCTTCTCTTGAAGATTCTTGTTGTAGGGTCGATTTAATTGATCATTGTGTTAAGGAGTGTCATGTAGGACCACTCTCGCAAGACGGGTTGGAAGCATGCTTGATTGGAAGCACAAGTCATGAAGACTTGGCAAAGGAAGCTGATGCATATGCTAACTTGTTGGATGAAAATCCTCCTCTTCCAAACTTAAATTTTGATGCATTAGCAGCAGAAAATTCAGCACCTCTCCCAAAAGAGGCTCCACAAGTAGAACTTAAGCATTTGTCCTCAAATCTCAAGTATGAATTCTTTGGAAAAAATTCTACATTTCCTGCCATTGTAAGTGCTGAATTAAATGGTGAAGAAACTGAAAAATTACTTTGA